A window from Pseudomonas sp. MRSN 12121 encodes these proteins:
- a CDS encoding O-methyltransferase produces MTSTLTTAPLARLLDRLFRQARTATSPTVAELSREERERMMHSKTEYLDFYGRLKDLWLPVSPETGGLLYMLARSTRARHIVEFGTSFGISTLHLAAALRDNGGGQLIGSEFEASKVARAREHLREGGLDDLVDIRQGDALQTLAVDLPETIDLLLLDGAKALYADILALLESRLRPGALIVADNTDYCPDYLERVRSPASGYLSVPFGGDVELSMRLG; encoded by the coding sequence ATGACCAGCACCCTGACCACCGCCCCGCTCGCCCGGTTGCTCGACCGCCTGTTCAGGCAGGCCCGCACCGCGACCAGCCCCACTGTCGCCGAGCTCTCCCGCGAGGAACGCGAACGGATGATGCACAGCAAGACCGAATACCTGGACTTCTATGGCCGCCTGAAGGACCTCTGGCTACCGGTTTCGCCCGAGACCGGCGGGCTGCTGTACATGCTGGCGCGCAGCACCCGGGCGCGGCACATCGTCGAATTCGGCACCTCATTCGGCATCTCGACCCTGCACCTGGCCGCGGCCCTGCGCGACAACGGCGGCGGCCAACTGATCGGCAGCGAATTCGAGGCCTCCAAGGTGGCGCGGGCGCGCGAGCACCTGCGCGAAGGCGGGCTGGATGACCTGGTGGACATCCGCCAAGGCGACGCATTGCAGACCCTCGCGGTCGACCTGCCCGAGACCATCGACCTGCTGTTGCTCGACGGCGCCAAGGCACTGTATGCCGACATCCTCGCCCTGCTCGAAAGCCGCCTGCGCCCGGGTGCGCTGATCGTCGCAGACAACACCGACTACTGCCCCGACTACCTGGAACGCGTGCGGTCGCCGGCCAGCGGCTACCTGTCCGTGCCCTTTGGCGGCGACGTGGAGTTGTCGATGCGGCTGGGTTGA
- a CDS encoding TetR family transcriptional regulator: MSNRRSPQVSSRKAPQQARSTELVAAILEAATQVLAREGAQRFTTARVAEKAGVSIGSLYQYFPNKAAILFRLQSDEWQQTTEMLRSILEDARRAPLERLRVLVRVFIQSECAEAGMRVALNDAAPLYRDAPEAQAVKAQGERIFQGFMAQALPEAPEASRVLASELITATLGSVGKEFSESPRSAAEIERYADAMADMFCAYLTHLAQRRD; encoded by the coding sequence ATGAGCAACCGCCGCAGCCCGCAGGTTTCCTCGCGCAAGGCCCCGCAACAGGCACGTTCGACCGAGCTGGTCGCGGCAATCCTGGAGGCCGCTACTCAGGTTTTGGCGAGGGAGGGCGCGCAGCGTTTCACCACCGCGCGGGTCGCCGAGAAGGCGGGCGTCAGCATCGGCTCGCTGTACCAGTATTTCCCGAACAAGGCGGCGATCCTGTTCCGGCTGCAAAGCGATGAGTGGCAACAGACCACCGAGATGCTGCGCAGCATTCTCGAGGATGCGCGCAGGGCGCCTCTGGAACGCCTGCGGGTGCTGGTCCGGGTGTTTATCCAGTCCGAGTGCGCGGAAGCCGGCATGCGCGTGGCGCTCAACGATGCGGCGCCGCTGTACCGCGATGCCCCCGAAGCGCAGGCGGTGAAGGCCCAGGGCGAGCGGATTTTCCAAGGATTCATGGCGCAGGCGCTGCCCGAGGCGCCCGAGGCGAGCCGCGTTTTGGCCAGTGAACTGATCACCGCCACGCTCGGCAGCGTGGGCAAGGAGTTTTCCGAAAGCCCGCGCAGCGCGGCCGAGATCGAGCGCTACGCCGATGCGATGGCGGACATGTTCTGTGCCTACCTCACGCACTTGGCGCAACGCCGCGACTGA
- a CDS encoding XdhC family protein: MESIDLLVLSTARDWLQAGQRVMLATVARTWGSSPRPVGSMMALRGDGRVVGSVSGGCIEDDLIHRYTSAYEGHSLPDGPPQVVRYGVSADEAHRFGLPCGGTLELILEFTPAKEALEQLLAQLNAGQLVRRRLDLGSGEVALATSAAPEQFFFDGQQMVNTLGPGYRLLLIGAGALAEYLATMALFNGFRVAVCDPRPEYIGGWNVPGVEQLVGMPDDIVRDFAPDLRSCIVAVSHDPKLDDLALLEALHSPAFYIGAIGSRRNSQLRRERLIEHFGETEASLQRLHGPIGIYIGSKTPAEIAVSVMAEILAAKNSVALPRAADIATAKQTREQAASVA, translated from the coding sequence ATGGAAAGCATCGATCTACTGGTCCTGAGTACCGCCCGCGACTGGCTCCAGGCCGGCCAGCGGGTGATGCTCGCCACCGTGGCCCGCACCTGGGGCTCATCGCCCCGCCCCGTGGGCTCGATGATGGCCTTGCGCGGCGATGGTCGGGTGGTGGGCAGCGTGTCGGGCGGCTGCATCGAGGACGACCTGATCCACCGCTACACCAGCGCCTACGAAGGCCACAGCCTGCCGGACGGCCCGCCGCAAGTGGTGCGCTACGGCGTCAGCGCCGACGAAGCCCATCGCTTCGGCCTGCCCTGCGGCGGCACCCTGGAGCTGATTCTCGAATTCACGCCGGCGAAGGAGGCCCTGGAGCAATTGCTGGCCCAGCTCAATGCCGGGCAACTGGTGCGCCGCCGCCTCGACCTGGGCAGCGGCGAGGTCGCCCTGGCCACCAGCGCCGCGCCGGAGCAGTTCTTCTTCGATGGCCAGCAGATGGTCAATACCCTGGGGCCCGGCTACCGCCTGCTGCTGATCGGCGCCGGCGCGCTGGCCGAATACCTGGCGACCATGGCGCTGTTCAACGGCTTCCGGGTGGCAGTCTGCGACCCGCGCCCCGAATACATCGGCGGCTGGAACGTGCCGGGCGTGGAGCAACTGGTGGGCATGCCGGACGACATCGTCCGCGACTTCGCCCCGGACCTGCGCAGTTGCATCGTCGCCGTCAGCCATGACCCCAAGCTCGACGACCTGGCCCTGCTCGAAGCGCTGCACAGCCCGGCCTTCTACATCGGCGCGATCGGCTCTCGGCGCAACAGCCAGCTGCGCCGCGAACGCCTGATCGAGCACTTCGGCGAGACCGAGGCCTCGCTGCAACGCCTGCACGGCCCGATCGGCATCTACATTGGCAGCAAGACCCCCGCCGAGATCGCCGTGAGCGTCATGGCCGAGATCCTCGCCGCCAAGAACAGTGTCGCCCTGCCCCGCGCCGCCGACATTGCCACGGCCAAACAGACCCGCGAGCAAGCCGCGTCCGTGGCCTGA
- a CDS encoding cytochrome c produces MNNSRFARTAGWLALPCLVAAGLLAWYVTREPASPFEQEPAAQAGFDPALVSRGEYVARVSDCVACHSLPGKTPFAGGLEMATPLGAIHATNITPDPTHGIGAYSLADFDRAVRHGVAPGGRRLYPAMPYPSYVKLSDDDMRALYAFFMKGVQPASEPNIPSDIPWPLNLRWPIALWNGLFAPTTPYAAKPGEDALWNRGAYIVQGPGHCGSCHTPRGLAFNEKALDESGAPFLAGALLDGWYAPSLRQDPNTGLGRWSEPEIVQFLKTGRNKHAVVYGSMTEAFNNSTQFMADEDLNAIARYLKSLPGDPQRDGTPWQYQAVSAATRLDSPGAHTYVTRCASCHGLDGQGQAEWMPPLAGATSALARENASAINITLNGSQRVVAAGVPDAYRMPAFREQLSDREIAEVLTFVRGTWGNQGGAVDPQAVGKLRGHTDPASSSPIVLHMR; encoded by the coding sequence ATGAATAACAGCCGATTCGCCAGAACCGCAGGCTGGCTGGCCTTGCCGTGCCTCGTCGCGGCAGGCCTGCTGGCCTGGTATGTCACCCGCGAGCCTGCCTCGCCCTTCGAGCAGGAGCCGGCCGCGCAGGCCGGTTTCGACCCCGCACTGGTGAGCCGCGGCGAGTATGTCGCCCGGGTCAGCGACTGCGTGGCCTGCCACAGCCTGCCGGGCAAGACGCCGTTCGCCGGCGGCCTGGAAATGGCCACGCCGCTGGGCGCCATCCATGCCACCAACATCACCCCGGACCCGACCCACGGTATCGGCGCCTACAGCCTGGCCGACTTCGACCGTGCGGTGCGCCATGGCGTGGCGCCCGGCGGGCGCCGGCTCTATCCGGCCATGCCCTACCCGTCCTACGTCAAGCTCAGCGACGACGACATGCGCGCGTTGTACGCGTTCTTCATGAAAGGCGTGCAACCGGCCAGCGAGCCGAATATCCCCAGCGACATTCCCTGGCCGCTCAACCTGCGCTGGCCAATCGCGCTGTGGAACGGCCTGTTCGCGCCGACCACGCCCTACGCGGCCAAGCCCGGCGAAGATGCGCTGTGGAACCGCGGCGCCTATATCGTCCAGGGGCCGGGCCACTGCGGCAGCTGCCACACCCCGCGCGGCCTGGCGTTCAACGAGAAGGCCCTGGACGAATCCGGCGCGCCGTTCCTCGCCGGGGCCCTGCTCGACGGCTGGTACGCACCGAGCCTGCGCCAGGACCCGAACACCGGGCTGGGGCGCTGGAGCGAACCGGAGATCGTGCAGTTCCTCAAGACCGGGCGCAACAAGCACGCGGTGGTGTACGGCTCGATGACCGAGGCGTTCAACAACTCCACCCAGTTCATGGCCGACGAGGACCTCAACGCCATCGCCCGCTACCTCAAGTCGCTGCCCGGCGATCCGCAGCGCGACGGCACGCCCTGGCAGTACCAGGCCGTGTCCGCCGCGACCCGGCTGGACAGCCCCGGCGCCCACACCTACGTGACCCGCTGCGCGTCCTGCCATGGCCTGGACGGCCAGGGCCAGGCCGAGTGGATGCCGCCCCTGGCGGGCGCCACCTCGGCACTGGCCAGGGAAAACGCCTCGGCGATCAACATCACCCTCAACGGCTCGCAACGCGTGGTCGCCGCCGGGGTGCCGGATGCCTACCGCATGCCGGCCTTTCGCGAGCAGCTGTCGGACCGGGAAATCGCCGAGGTCCTGACCTTCGTGCGCGGCACCTGGGGTAATCAGGGCGGCGCGGTCGACCCGCAGGCGGTCGGCAAGCTGCGCGGGCATACCGACCCCGCCAGCAGCAGCCCGATCGTCCTGCACATGCGCTGA
- a CDS encoding molybdopterin cofactor-binding domain-containing protein, producing the protein MNKPIDSAEALLGLALDEPVNLSRRRFLASTAVGALVLGFGLPLGSARVQAATATTTERGTQVPAFLEIRPDGSVRLLSPFMEGGQGTHTAMAQIVGEELDADPATFVVESAPPGEAYVVMENGMRITGGSMSVRMSYPVMRRLGALARAMLLQAGAEQLGVPIAQLSTEPGRVVHAASGRSLGYGELATRALDMPVPDPASVTLRDPSQFRWIGKPVRRIDAYEKSTGKAQYSIDLKVDGMLHAAVQHAPRLGMTVGSLRNEAQVKAMKGVDSVHQLPGAVAVVAERWWHAKRAVEALQVDWLEPAADAPVRTMPADFSSDGFREFLAAQQGPARDDENQGDVAAALAGAKTRVEASYHNQYLNHAQLEPPSALARFNPDGSLEVWLPNQAPDMFLADIAKRTGLDPARITLHSPLLGGFFGRHFLYDSASPYPQAIALAKAVGRPVKLIWSREEEFLRDVLRPVAVVKFRAGLDAEGLPVAIEAVSATEGPTEALMGKQGEQIDPTALEGLSGKSYAIANKRIAQIYVKGPAMLGYWRSVGNSLNDFFYEAFLDELADKGGHDPYELRLHLLRDNARLTTLLQAAGDLSGGWKRGPFTAEDGTRRARGVAMASPFGSHTAAIAEVSIENGQVRVHDIWQAIDPGSIVNPAIVEAQVNGAVALGLSQTLLEEAVYVDGKPRARNYDLYPILPPARMARVHVRVVESGEKMGGIGEPPLPAVAPAVANAVARLTGQRIRSLPLSRYTFS; encoded by the coding sequence ATGAACAAGCCCATCGACTCCGCTGAAGCACTCCTGGGCCTGGCGCTGGACGAGCCGGTCAACCTGTCCCGCCGGCGTTTTCTGGCCAGCACCGCGGTAGGTGCGCTGGTGCTTGGGTTCGGCCTGCCGCTGGGTTCGGCCAGGGTCCAGGCCGCCACGGCGACCACCACGGAACGCGGGACCCAGGTCCCGGCGTTCCTCGAGATCCGCCCGGACGGCAGCGTGCGCCTGCTCAGCCCCTTCATGGAAGGCGGCCAGGGCACCCACACCGCCATGGCGCAGATCGTCGGCGAGGAGCTGGACGCCGACCCGGCCACCTTCGTGGTCGAGAGCGCGCCGCCTGGCGAGGCCTACGTGGTGATGGAAAACGGCATGCGCATCACCGGCGGCAGCATGTCGGTGCGCATGAGCTACCCGGTCATGCGCCGCCTCGGTGCCCTGGCCCGGGCCATGCTGTTGCAGGCCGGCGCCGAGCAGCTCGGCGTGCCGATCGCGCAGCTGTCCACCGAACCGGGCCGGGTGGTCCATGCGGCTTCCGGGCGCTCCCTGGGCTACGGCGAACTGGCCACACGCGCCCTGGACATGCCGGTCCCCGATCCGGCCAGCGTCACCCTGCGCGACCCGAGCCAGTTCCGCTGGATCGGCAAGCCGGTGCGGCGCATCGACGCCTACGAAAAATCCACCGGCAAGGCGCAGTACAGCATCGATCTCAAGGTCGACGGCATGCTCCACGCCGCCGTGCAGCACGCTCCCCGCCTGGGCATGACCGTAGGCAGCCTGCGCAACGAAGCGCAGGTCAAGGCCATGAAAGGCGTGGATTCGGTCCATCAGTTGCCCGGCGCGGTAGCGGTGGTCGCCGAGCGCTGGTGGCACGCCAAGCGTGCGGTGGAAGCCCTGCAAGTCGACTGGCTGGAGCCGGCCGCCGATGCGCCGGTGCGCACAATGCCGGCCGATTTCTCCAGCGACGGCTTCCGCGAATTTCTCGCCGCCCAGCAAGGCCCGGCCCGCGACGACGAGAACCAGGGCGATGTGGCGGCCGCCCTGGCCGGCGCCAAGACCCGGGTCGAGGCCAGCTACCACAACCAGTACCTCAACCATGCCCAGCTGGAGCCGCCTTCGGCCCTGGCGCGCTTCAACCCCGACGGTTCGCTCGAGGTCTGGCTGCCGAACCAGGCGCCGGACATGTTCCTCGCCGATATCGCCAAGCGCACCGGGCTCGACCCTGCCCGCATCACCCTGCACTCGCCGCTGCTGGGCGGCTTTTTCGGCCGGCACTTCCTCTATGACTCGGCCAGCCCCTACCCGCAGGCCATCGCCCTGGCCAAGGCGGTCGGGCGTCCGGTCAAGCTGATCTGGAGCCGTGAGGAAGAGTTCCTGCGCGACGTGCTGCGCCCGGTCGCGGTGGTCAAGTTCCGCGCCGGACTGGACGCCGAGGGCCTGCCGGTGGCCATCGAGGCGGTAAGCGCCACCGAAGGTCCCACCGAAGCTCTCATGGGCAAACAGGGGGAGCAAATCGACCCCACCGCTCTTGAAGGACTGTCGGGCAAGTCCTACGCGATTGCCAACAAACGCATCGCGCAGATCTACGTCAAGGGCCCGGCCATGCTGGGTTACTGGCGTTCGGTGGGCAATTCGCTGAATGACTTCTTCTATGAAGCCTTCCTCGACGAACTGGCGGACAAGGGCGGCCATGACCCCTATGAGCTGCGCCTGCACCTGCTGCGCGACAACGCGCGCCTGACCACCTTGCTGCAAGCGGCCGGCGACTTGTCCGGCGGCTGGAAGCGCGGCCCGTTCACTGCCGAGGACGGCACCCGGCGCGCCCGCGGCGTGGCCATGGCCTCGCCGTTCGGCTCGCACACGGCGGCGATCGCCGAGGTGTCGATCGAAAACGGCCAGGTCAGGGTCCACGACATCTGGCAGGCGATCGACCCGGGCAGCATCGTCAACCCGGCGATCGTCGAGGCCCAGGTCAATGGCGCCGTGGCCCTGGGGTTGTCGCAGACGCTGCTTGAGGAAGCGGTCTACGTGGACGGCAAGCCACGGGCGCGCAACTACGACCTGTACCCGATCCTGCCGCCGGCACGCATGGCGCGGGTGCATGTACGGGTGGTGGAGAGCGGCGAAAAAATGGGCGGCATCGGCGAACCGCCGTTGCCCGCGGTCGCCCCGGCGGTGGCCAATGCGGTGGCGCGGCTGACCGGCCAGCGCATCCGCAGCCTGCCATTGAGCCGATACACCTTCAGCTGA
- a CDS encoding (2Fe-2S)-binding protein gives MELRINQKAYQVDADADTPLLWVIRDDLGLTGTKYGCGLAQCGACSVLVDGNVVRSCVTPVSGVVGREVTTIEAIEADDVGKRVVAAWVEHQVAQCGYCQSGQVMAATALLKHNPKPSDAQIDAAMVNLCRCGTYNAIHAAVHDLAQPANKESA, from the coding sequence ATGGAACTACGAATCAACCAGAAGGCCTATCAGGTCGATGCCGACGCCGACACGCCCTTGTTGTGGGTGATCCGCGATGACCTGGGACTGACCGGCACCAAGTACGGCTGCGGCCTGGCCCAGTGCGGCGCGTGTTCCGTGCTGGTGGACGGCAATGTGGTGCGCTCCTGCGTCACCCCGGTCTCCGGGGTGGTCGGACGCGAAGTCACCACCATCGAGGCGATCGAAGCGGACGACGTCGGCAAGCGCGTGGTGGCCGCCTGGGTCGAGCACCAGGTGGCGCAATGCGGCTACTGCCAGTCCGGGCAGGTGATGGCGGCCACCGCGCTGCTCAAGCACAACCCCAAGCCCAGCGACGCGCAGATCGACGCGGCGATGGTCAACCTGTGCCGTTGCGGCACCTACAACGCCATCCATGCCGCCGTGCACGACCTCGCACAGCCCGCCAACAAGGAAAGCGCCTGA
- a CDS encoding TetR/AcrR family transcriptional regulator produces the protein MNPISHDELLLKTLTMAVVQRPRATMKELAQLAGVSKATLHRYCGTRENLEQRLEAYAKDVLSRVISNAGLQSAEPLEALRRLIREHLAHRELLAFLLVQYRPDFLDFERCDVRWQSYIETLDAFFLRGQQQGVFRIDITAAIFTELFITLVYGIVDAEQRGRAANANSAGTVEQMFLHGALRPRASSEPSRALEAPALRNE, from the coding sequence ATGAACCCGATTTCCCATGACGAACTCCTGCTCAAGACGCTGACCATGGCCGTCGTCCAGCGGCCGCGCGCCACCATGAAGGAGCTGGCGCAACTGGCAGGGGTAAGCAAGGCGACATTGCACCGCTACTGCGGCACGCGGGAAAACCTGGAACAACGCCTGGAGGCGTATGCCAAGGACGTGCTCAGCCGCGTCATCAGCAACGCCGGACTACAAAGCGCAGAGCCGCTGGAGGCGTTGCGGCGGTTGATCAGGGAACACCTCGCCCATCGCGAGCTGCTGGCCTTCCTGCTGGTGCAGTATCGACCCGACTTCCTCGACTTCGAGCGCTGTGACGTGCGTTGGCAGTCTTATATCGAGACGCTGGACGCGTTTTTCCTGCGCGGCCAGCAACAGGGCGTGTTTCGCATCGACATTACCGCGGCGATTTTCACCGAGCTGTTCATCACCCTGGTCTACGGGATAGTCGACGCCGAACAGCGCGGGCGGGCCGCCAATGCCAATTCGGCAGGCACCGTGGAACAGATGTTCTTGCATGGGGCGCTGCGCCCCCGTGCCTCCAGCGAGCCTTCGCGCGCGCTGGAGGCGCCAGCCCTCAGAAATGAGTGA
- a CDS encoding MexC family multidrug efflux RND transporter periplasmic adaptor subunit yields the protein MGNLRAIGMAGSLAAAIALAGCGPANEQESVAEVARPVEVVAAVTEPLALTSELPGRVEPMRVAEVRARVAGIVMKKHFEEGADVKAGDLLFQIDPAPLKAAVSRAEGELARAQSAVQEAQARVRRYEPLVKIEAVSQQDFDTATADLRSAQAATRSAQADLESARLNLGYASVTAPISGRVGRALVTEGALVGQGDATLMARVQQLNPVYVDFTQSAAEALRLRELLKDGKLSGDKNKGLSIRVEGTPYERQGSLLFTDVAVDRGTGQIVLRGKFDNADGTLLPGMYVRVTTPQGTDNQAILVPQRAVQRTSDGSAQVLVIGADERVEARAVRTGAMQGSRWQISEGLKAGDQVIVGGLAGLQPGAKVVPSQPQAQAQLPDSKQ from the coding sequence ATGGGCAATTTGCGTGCAATAGGGATGGCAGGCTCATTGGCAGCAGCCATTGCGCTGGCTGGCTGTGGTCCGGCGAATGAACAAGAGAGCGTGGCCGAAGTGGCGCGCCCGGTAGAAGTGGTCGCGGCAGTGACCGAACCCCTGGCCCTGACCTCGGAGCTGCCAGGCCGGGTCGAGCCCATGCGTGTGGCGGAAGTGCGGGCCCGGGTGGCCGGCATCGTCATGAAAAAGCATTTCGAGGAAGGCGCCGATGTAAAGGCCGGCGACTTGCTGTTCCAGATCGATCCGGCGCCGCTCAAGGCGGCGGTATCGCGTGCCGAAGGCGAGCTGGCGCGGGCCCAGTCCGCGGTGCAGGAGGCCCAGGCACGGGTCCGGCGCTACGAACCGCTGGTGAAGATCGAAGCGGTCAGCCAGCAGGACTTCGACACGGCCACCGCCGACTTGCGCAGCGCCCAGGCCGCCACCCGTTCGGCCCAGGCCGATCTGGAAAGCGCGCGGCTGAACCTGGGGTACGCCTCGGTTACCGCACCGATTTCCGGCCGCGTCGGCCGCGCGCTGGTGACCGAGGGCGCACTGGTCGGCCAGGGTGACGCCACCTTGATGGCGCGGGTGCAGCAGCTCAACCCGGTGTATGTCGACTTCACTCAGTCCGCGGCCGAGGCGCTGCGCCTGCGGGAGTTGCTCAAGGACGGAAAACTCTCCGGCGACAAGAACAAGGGGCTGTCGATCCGCGTCGAAGGCACGCCTTACGAGCGCCAGGGCTCCTTGCTGTTCACCGACGTGGCGGTGGATCGCGGCACCGGGCAGATTGTCCTGCGCGGCAAGTTCGACAACGCAGACGGCACCCTGCTGCCGGGCATGTATGTGCGGGTGACTACGCCCCAGGGCACGGATAACCAGGCGATCCTCGTGCCGCAACGCGCGGTGCAACGCACCAGCGATGGCAGCGCCCAGGTGCTGGTGATCGGCGCGGACGAGCGGGTCGAGGCGCGCGCGGTGCGCACCGGCGCCATGCAGGGTTCGCGCTGGCAGATCAGCGAAGGCTTGAAGGCGGGGGACCAGGTCATCGTCGGTGGCCTGGCCGGCCTGCAACCGGGTGCCAAGGTCGTGCCCAGCCAGCCCCAGGCCCAGGCTCAGTTGCCTGACTCGAAACAGTAA